From a single Erpetoichthys calabaricus chromosome 1, fErpCal1.3, whole genome shotgun sequence genomic region:
- the LOC114666161 gene encoding zinc finger protein OZF-like, with product MDAIEEACQTEMTNIEKNTVNIKEEEEDCELESAHLEEKNLSIKDDNNERPTLSIKEEAEEKALSDEMQGHKNTHQVKGEDLHSESFLQHGCQDGCGSFLESSVNGKSELVLLDSRRPERMRPRRTSEDQPSFSDETGESLQDRRSSSLSSFLHTSLHFGSQKTALEENVKKSVSGSEISVPTSFPYSLVPVVKLIRIDAVNTKQQIINTNSVAKNKSNRGCYIRQKTHCCSECGRQFSRKANLYIHQRIHTGEKPYCCPECGKRFSQISSLQTHTRVHTGEKPFSCPECDKRFSRLNSLQTHKKIHTGEKPYQCEECGKRFPLMKHVRRHSKIHTGERLYCCSDCGKAFSDRNNLQIHTRIHTGEKPYQCNDCGKRFSDRSYLNTHKRIHTGEKPYCCPECGKQFSQTSHLKNHMRIHTGEKPFCCSKCDKQYSSRSSFLSHTRTHTGEKKKKYNVTAPS from the exons ATGGATGCAATTGAGGAAGCATGCCAAACTGAAATGACTAACATAGAGAAAAACACTGTGAATATtaaagaggaggaagaggattGTGAATTGGAGTCTGCCCACCTTGAGGAAAAGAATCTCTCCATTAAAGATGATAATAATGAACGACCAACCTTGAGCATTAAAGAAGAGGCTGAGGAAAAGGCATTGAGCGATGAGATGCAGGGACATAAAAACACACACCAAGTCAAAGGAGAAGACCTTCATTCAGAGTCTTTCTTACAGCATGGATGTCAAGATGGATGTGGTTCATTTCTAGAATCTTCTGTCAATGGGAAATCTGAATTGGTGCTGTTGGATTCAAGGAGGCCTGAGAGGATGAGACCAAGGAGAACATCAGAAGACCAGCCATCATTTTCAGATGAGACTGGAGAAA GTTTACAAGACAGGCGGAGTTCCTCCTTGTCTTCGTTTCTTCACACTTCCCTTCACTTTGGGTCACAAAAGACAGCACttgaagaaaatgtgaagaaatcAGTATCTGGGTCAGAGATTTCAGTACCAACCTCCTTCCCATATTCTTTGGTGCCTGTTGTGAAATTAATAAGAATAGATGCTGTGAATACTAAACAACAAATAATCAACACAAATTCAGttgctaaaaataaaagcaatcggGGATGTTATATTAGACAGAAGActcattgttgttctgaatgcgGCAGGCAATTCTCAAGAAAGGCCAATCTTTAcatccaccaaagaattcacactggagaaaagccatactgctgtcctgaatgtggcaaacgattctctcaAATAAGCAGTCTTCAGACtcacacaagagttcacactggagagaagcctttTTCCTGTCCTGAATGTGACAAACGATTTTCCCGACTGAACAGTCTTCAGACCCATaaaaaaattcacactggagaaaagccttaCCAGTGTGAGGAATGTGGCAAAAGGTTCCCACTAATGAAACATGTTCGTAGACATTCaaaaattcatactggagagagaCTGTATTGTTGTTCTGACTGTGGCAAAGCATTTTCTGACAGGAACAATCTTCAGATCCACACCAGAATTCACACCGGGGAGAAGCCATATCAGTGTAACGATTGTGGCAAACGCTTCTCAGATAGGAGTTATCTCAAtacccacaaaagaattcacactggagagaaaccatactgctgtcctgaatgtggcaaacaattctcacaaACAAGCCACCTTAAGAACCAcatgagaattcacactggagagaagccattttgctgttccaaatgtgATAAACAGTACTCCTCAAGGAGCAGTTTTCTGAGCCACACAAGAACTCACACtggggagaagaaaaaaaaatacaatgtaacGGCACCATCATGA